The following coding sequences lie in one Lentilactobacillus sp. SPB1-3 genomic window:
- a CDS encoding YbhB/YbcL family Raf kinase inhibitor-like protein, with amino-acid sequence MKISVPLENGLLPDKYGKYASEMLDDTPIVSFPITIQDAPKNTKTFALLLIDWDAVPVSGFAWIHWVAANIDGKVTEIPENNSQTVAVPMVQGRNSTAGGLVGNQNPDSAWRYNGPQPPDAIHNYQLHIYALDSILDLSDGFWLNELQSKMDDHILEESKVSIPSRN; translated from the coding sequence ATGAAAATTTCAGTTCCCTTAGAAAATGGATTATTACCCGATAAATACGGCAAGTACGCTTCCGAAATGTTAGATGATACACCAATCGTTTCATTTCCGATCACGATTCAAGACGCACCCAAGAATACTAAGACATTTGCACTTTTACTAATTGATTGGGACGCTGTTCCTGTCAGTGGCTTCGCTTGGATTCATTGGGTTGCAGCTAACATCGACGGCAAAGTAACAGAAATTCCTGAAAATAACAGTCAGACTGTTGCTGTCCCCATGGTTCAAGGCCGAAACAGCACCGCTGGTGGCCTTGTTGGCAACCAGAATCCTGATTCAGCTTGGCGATATAATGGCCCCCAACCACCTGATGCAATTCATAATTACCAGTTACACATTTATGCTCTAGACTCCATTCTGGATTTATCCGATGGTTTCTGGTTAAATGAATTACAAAGCAAAATGGATGACCACATTCTCGAAGAATCAAAGGTGTCTATTCCATCTCGAAATTAG
- a CDS encoding GNAT family N-acetyltransferase, whose product MADLTPKALFDIYQLRVAVFVVEQKCPYQEVDEDDLTAWHLSMRNDAGELVAYCRVIPENNDTVAHIGRVIVRKDQRKFGLGRKLMQDALEISKETMPNLEKYILAGQEYIKGFYHSFGFKDVSDVYLEDDIPHIDMELPVGKVIDK is encoded by the coding sequence TTGGCAGATCTAACACCAAAAGCTTTATTTGATATCTACCAATTGCGGGTCGCGGTCTTTGTTGTAGAACAAAAATGTCCGTACCAGGAAGTAGATGAAGATGACTTGACGGCATGGCATTTAAGCATGAGAAATGATGCTGGTGAACTGGTTGCTTATTGTCGAGTAATCCCTGAAAATAACGACACGGTTGCCCACATTGGTAGGGTAATTGTTAGAAAAGATCAGAGAAAATTTGGATTAGGCAGAAAGTTGATGCAAGATGCGCTAGAGATTTCAAAAGAAACCATGCCTAATCTTGAAAAGTATATTCTTGCTGGGCAAGAATATATCAAAGGCTTTTACCATTCATTTGGCTTCAAAGATGTTAGTGATGTCTATCTGGAAGATGATATTCCACACATTGATATGGAGTTGCCAGTTGGAAAAGTTATTGACAAGTAA
- a CDS encoding uracil-xanthine permease family protein, with amino-acid sequence MQHNQDEFHDDRAILDIHDMPKFWPWVGLSLQHMFSMFGSTVIVPLLVGLSPSIALFSSGVGTLLHIMITKRKIPAYMGSSFAFILPMTALMKTTGYPGIAQGVIGVGLVYLLVALIIWLVGSDWVDKILPPIVVGPIVMVIGLSLAGSAATDAMMKNGKYDLEYFMVALFTLFLAIFFNMVFKGFIGLISILLAIVCGYILSVCLGMVDIHAIASAAWFQMPAFEIPGISYQFKLNWQAIVSITPIAFVTMTEHMGHIMVLNEITGRNFFKDPGLNRTLAGDGTASLFAGLVGGPAVTSYGENIGVMAITKIHSVYVLMGAAMFAILFSFVHKLNVLIMQMPLPVIGGISFLLFGTIATSGIQVMIENQVDLGLKRNLMIASAVMVIGVGNAYLQIGSSFQFTGLALATIIGIVLNLVLPQKSASEIEQEKKAATRN; translated from the coding sequence ATGCAACACAACCAAGATGAGTTTCATGATGACCGCGCGATTTTAGATATCCATGATATGCCAAAGTTTTGGCCATGGGTTGGCTTATCTTTGCAGCATATGTTTTCGATGTTTGGTTCGACAGTCATCGTGCCATTACTGGTAGGTTTAAGCCCAAGTATCGCGTTATTTTCTTCTGGTGTTGGTACTCTGTTACATATAATGATTACAAAACGAAAGATTCCAGCTTACATGGGTTCTAGTTTTGCCTTCATCCTTCCAATGACCGCATTGATGAAGACGACGGGATATCCCGGAATTGCTCAAGGAGTGATTGGTGTTGGTCTGGTGTACTTATTAGTAGCCTTAATTATTTGGCTGGTTGGCTCGGATTGGGTGGATAAGATTCTGCCACCCATTGTTGTGGGACCAATCGTGATGGTAATTGGTTTGTCGCTAGCTGGAAGTGCCGCGACTGACGCAATGATGAAAAATGGCAAATATGATCTTGAATATTTTATGGTGGCATTGTTTACCTTGTTTTTAGCGATTTTCTTCAATATGGTTTTTAAAGGCTTTATTGGCCTAATTTCCATTCTGTTAGCAATCGTTTGTGGATACATCTTATCAGTTTGCTTAGGAATGGTTGATATCCATGCGATTGCCAGTGCAGCATGGTTTCAAATGCCAGCATTTGAGATTCCTGGTATTTCATATCAATTTAAATTGAATTGGCAGGCAATCGTTTCTATTACGCCTATTGCCTTTGTGACTATGACTGAACATATGGGCCATATTATGGTGTTGAACGAAATTACTGGTCGGAACTTTTTTAAAGACCCAGGACTGAATCGAACGTTAGCTGGTGACGGAACTGCTTCACTATTTGCAGGATTAGTTGGTGGTCCAGCAGTCACAAGTTATGGTGAGAATATTGGCGTCATGGCCATAACTAAGATTCATAGTGTCTACGTGCTAATGGGGGCCGCCATGTTTGCGATTCTTTTCTCATTTGTCCATAAGTTAAATGTGTTGATCATGCAAATGCCATTACCTGTGATTGGTGGGATTAGTTTCTTACTATTTGGTACTATCGCCACTTCAGGTATTCAGGTCATGATTGAAAATCAAGTAGATTTAGGATTGAAACGTAATCTGATGATAGCATCTGCTGTGATGGTGATTGGAGTGGGAAATGCATATTTGCAAATTGGTTCGAGTTTTCAATTCACAGGATTAGCCTTGGCAACGATTATTGGCATCGTGTTGAATCTAGTCCTACCACAAAAATCTGCCAGTGAGATTGAGCAGGAAAAGAAAGCAGCAACTAGAAATTAG
- a CDS encoding glycosyltransferase: MLYCGDDRMFNGVVLSTLSLLKNQTEPLDIYVMTAEFTNKRDKFTGFTDYHINKLRWLLREHDSKSSVTKLDITGLVMNNPLTANANTFFTPYSMLRLYADLVPELSGRILYLDADVLCRKSFADFYHQDLSDVEVVGTLDYYGKWFFHHQLKKFDYINSGVLLMNLDLIRKTKLLRKCRRLCKIRPMLMPDQSALNRYSHKKRLAPNRFNEQHGVKPNTVFHHFSANWVMWPVPHTVAVKPWEQKKVQTKLGLHDYDDIYDEANRIIQDFE, translated from the coding sequence ATTTTATATTGTGGTGATGATCGAATGTTTAATGGCGTAGTCTTATCAACATTATCATTGCTTAAAAACCAAACTGAGCCGCTTGATATCTATGTTATGACTGCTGAGTTCACTAATAAAAGAGACAAGTTTACAGGTTTCACTGATTATCATATTAATAAATTGCGATGGTTACTTAGAGAGCATGATTCTAAAAGTTCGGTGACTAAACTTGATATTACAGGGTTAGTGATGAATAATCCGCTGACGGCCAATGCTAATACGTTCTTCACGCCATATAGTATGCTGCGATTATATGCTGACCTTGTACCAGAGTTAAGTGGTCGAATTTTATATTTAGATGCAGACGTGCTGTGTAGAAAATCATTTGCTGATTTTTATCATCAGGATTTAAGCGACGTTGAAGTGGTTGGGACTCTGGATTATTACGGTAAGTGGTTTTTCCATCATCAATTGAAGAAATTTGACTACATTAATTCTGGTGTTTTGTTAATGAATTTAGATTTGATCAGAAAGACTAAATTATTACGCAAGTGTCGTCGTTTGTGCAAAATCAGACCAATGTTGATGCCTGACCAGTCAGCTTTGAATCGTTATTCGCATAAGAAACGTTTGGCGCCTAATCGTTTCAATGAACAACATGGAGTAAAGCCAAATACTGTATTTCATCATTTCAGCGCGAATTGGGTGATGTGGCCAGTGCCACATACAGTAGCGGTAAAACCTTGGGAACAAAAAAAGGTCCAAACAAAGTTGGGCCTTCACGATTATGATGACATTTATGATGAAGCGAATCGGATTATTCAAGATTTTGAATAG
- a CDS encoding ABC transporter ATP-binding protein — MSKSHSKLNVSDFFALIKLIKPQYLYLVLGTLFGAIAVSLQLLVPLLAKDLLNHIPNGVNFHLLLIVGILFAFSIFLGAISGSLLGIFGEDVVYLLRERLWQKSLSLPIPYLDINQSGQIASRITNDSTQVKNLLADSLPRMATSILQLVGALILMLLMDWKMTLIMFITIPLMLLILLPIFRLSSSIARKRQDSLATLNGRISEVLNNARLVKSSTASELEKNNGSNHMKTLYQLGIKEAIYDSIIGPTTGVMMLALIVAILAYGIYRISLGTMTMGTLMAFLMYMIQLIVPFTTVGQFVTEVAKASGSTMKIQELLAVPEENTVAGQQIDLTGKSLNMQNVSFSYDDSQEVLHGISFTAEPNEVVAFVGPSGSGKSTIFSLLERFYQPNSGEITLGGTTKLEDINIINWRNQLGLVGQGADIMSGSIRYNLTYGLNKTVNDNELWNALELASAKKFVEALPDKLETHIDENGANISGGQRQRLTIARAFIRDPKILMLDEATASLDPESEAMVQSALKKLMHKRTTLVIAHRINTIIDADKIYFIENGQISGYGTHEYLLEHHPLYRQYFENQIKKSESPIQNLE, encoded by the coding sequence ATGTCTAAATCACATTCTAAATTGAATGTATCCGATTTTTTTGCTCTTATAAAATTAATTAAGCCTCAATATCTCTATTTAGTTCTTGGGACTTTATTTGGCGCGATTGCAGTCAGTTTACAACTGTTAGTTCCGCTATTAGCTAAAGACCTTCTAAATCATATTCCTAATGGAGTTAACTTCCATTTATTACTAATTGTTGGTATTTTATTTGCTTTTAGTATTTTTTTAGGTGCCATTTCAGGAAGTTTATTAGGAATCTTCGGGGAAGATGTTGTTTATTTATTGCGGGAACGGCTGTGGCAAAAGTCCTTATCGCTTCCTATTCCATATTTAGATATTAATCAGTCGGGGCAAATCGCTTCTCGTATAACCAACGACTCCACTCAAGTAAAAAACTTACTTGCAGACTCACTTCCAAGGATGGCCACCTCTATACTTCAATTAGTTGGCGCCTTAATTTTAATGTTGTTGATGGACTGGAAGATGACACTAATTATGTTTATTACCATTCCACTAATGCTATTAATCCTGTTACCAATTTTTCGTCTATCTTCTTCGATTGCCCGTAAACGTCAGGATTCCTTAGCCACTTTAAATGGCAGAATTAGCGAAGTTCTGAATAATGCCCGATTAGTTAAGTCATCAACTGCTAGTGAACTTGAAAAAAACAACGGCTCCAATCACATGAAAACTCTTTACCAACTTGGAATAAAAGAAGCAATCTATGATTCGATTATTGGTCCGACAACCGGAGTAATGATGCTTGCTTTAATCGTTGCCATACTGGCTTATGGAATCTATCGAATAAGTTTGGGAACCATGACTATGGGAACCTTAATGGCCTTTTTAATGTACATGATTCAATTAATAGTCCCCTTCACGACTGTGGGACAATTTGTAACAGAGGTCGCCAAGGCCAGCGGATCAACCATGAAAATCCAAGAATTACTAGCCGTTCCAGAAGAAAACACTGTGGCTGGTCAACAGATTGATCTCACGGGAAAATCTCTGAACATGCAAAATGTTTCATTCAGTTATGATGACAGTCAAGAAGTCCTCCATGGCATCTCATTTACTGCGGAACCGAATGAAGTTGTTGCTTTTGTTGGGCCTTCAGGTAGCGGTAAATCAACTATATTTAGTCTACTTGAGCGATTCTATCAACCGAATAGTGGTGAAATAACTTTAGGTGGCACCACCAAACTAGAAGATATTAATATTATTAACTGGAGAAACCAGTTGGGACTGGTGGGGCAAGGTGCTGACATTATGTCCGGTAGCATTAGATATAATCTGACATATGGGCTGAATAAAACCGTGAACGATAATGAGCTTTGGAATGCATTGGAATTAGCTTCGGCTAAAAAATTTGTTGAAGCACTGCCAGATAAATTAGAAACTCATATTGACGAAAATGGAGCAAACATTTCTGGTGGTCAACGGCAGCGTTTAACCATTGCCAGAGCATTCATTCGAGATCCAAAAATATTGATGTTAGATGAAGCCACTGCTAGCTTGGATCCAGAATCAGAAGCAATGGTCCAATCTGCTCTTAAAAAATTGATGCATAAACGTACCACTCTGGTCATTGCTCATCGTATCAATACTATCATTGATGCGGATAAGATTTATTTTATCGAGAATGGTCAAATCAGTGGCTACGGGACTCACGAATACTTGCTAGAACACCATCCACTCTACCGACAATATTTCGAGAATCAAATCAAAAAAAGCGAATCGCCTATTCAAAATCTTGAATAA
- a CDS encoding lysophospholipid acyltransferase family protein → MTNSQEAVIQNIKKSVNAEEFHNKVEVNDPIVSREEIRTVLDEYVKEQPTISYKFKLHLATTLANVITIVVNRKTKIIGAEKIKKLNQPGIVTSNHFNPLENTAIRKALHKGGYHNMAIVSQATNNRMSGVLGFFMNYANVIPIAAVHEYMGSDFLELVKHQLDEGNPVLIYPEQEMWFNYRKPRPPQRGAYYYAAKFNVPIISCFTEIIDLGIPDSSDGHLNKVCYRVHVLDPIFPDPELNVKENSYAMMQKDYDQKKLAYESAYNKPLSYDFEPDDIAGWHDQS, encoded by the coding sequence ATGACTAATTCACAAGAAGCAGTTATTCAAAATATCAAGAAATCCGTCAATGCTGAGGAATTTCATAACAAGGTTGAAGTAAATGATCCCATAGTTTCCCGAGAAGAAATTAGGACTGTTCTTGATGAGTATGTCAAAGAGCAACCAACAATATCTTACAAATTCAAGTTACACTTAGCCACTACTCTCGCAAACGTCATAACAATTGTGGTTAACCGAAAAACTAAAATTATCGGCGCCGAAAAAATTAAGAAACTCAACCAGCCCGGAATTGTTACTAGTAACCATTTCAACCCATTAGAAAACACAGCCATCCGAAAAGCACTTCACAAGGGTGGTTATCATAATATGGCTATCGTTAGTCAGGCTACTAATAATCGCATGAGTGGTGTGCTTGGTTTCTTCATGAATTATGCCAATGTGATTCCCATTGCTGCTGTACATGAATACATGGGAAGCGATTTTTTGGAATTAGTTAAGCATCAACTGGATGAAGGCAATCCAGTCTTGATTTATCCAGAGCAAGAAATGTGGTTTAATTATCGTAAACCAAGGCCGCCACAACGTGGTGCTTACTACTATGCAGCTAAGTTTAACGTCCCAATAATTTCTTGTTTCACTGAAATAATTGATTTGGGCATTCCAGACTCATCAGATGGCCATCTGAATAAAGTTTGTTATCGAGTTCATGTTTTAGATCCAATTTTTCCAGACCCAGAATTAAACGTAAAAGAAAATAGCTATGCGATGATGCAGAAAGATTACGACCAAAAGAAACTAGCTTATGAGTCAGCCTATAACAAACCTTTGAGCTACGACTTCGAGCCCGATGATATTGCTGGTTGGCACGACCAATCATAA
- a CDS encoding glycosyltransferase family 8 protein — translation MSSKSIPVFFSVNDRYAAPLATAIASLIDHASDENNYDLIVLYQELSQENQDKISSLTTNNVNIRFIALDEKFGNRFDNDQNTLRADYITLTIYYRLFIGDMFPEFDKAIYVDADILIRDDIAKLYDIDLMGSIVGAANDRFIATDPVVAGYANDAVGISNQLYVNSGVLLMNLKKFRDTNFTDKFLELLTTYHFKLIAPDQDYLNAIAKDDIYQLPMEWNLETAVMPEDFKPARLVHYNLFEKPWQYNDVPFADEFWQAAKRTPYYEQLATELASTTDEIRAANDSKAGTIMRLAKDLVKDPITLKSVLGENESK, via the coding sequence ATGTCATCTAAAAGTATCCCGGTATTTTTTTCAGTCAATGATCGTTACGCAGCTCCGTTAGCCACTGCAATTGCTTCACTTATTGACCACGCTAGCGATGAAAATAATTATGATTTAATTGTCTTATATCAAGAGTTATCTCAAGAAAATCAAGACAAAATCAGCTCCCTAACAACAAATAACGTCAACATTCGTTTCATCGCACTTGATGAAAAATTTGGTAATCGTTTTGATAATGATCAAAATACTCTTCGAGCTGATTACATAACTTTAACCATTTACTATCGACTATTCATCGGTGACATGTTCCCAGAGTTCGATAAAGCAATTTATGTTGATGCCGACATTCTCATTCGCGATGATATTGCTAAGTTATACGATATCGACTTAATGGGAAGCATCGTTGGTGCTGCAAACGATCGCTTTATAGCCACTGATCCAGTAGTTGCTGGATATGCTAACGATGCGGTGGGAATTAGTAATCAATTATATGTCAATTCTGGCGTTCTCTTAATGAACCTTAAAAAGTTCCGTGACACCAATTTTACTGATAAATTTTTAGAATTATTGACGACCTATCATTTCAAACTAATTGCTCCTGATCAAGATTACCTAAACGCAATTGCCAAAGATGATATTTATCAATTACCCATGGAGTGGAACTTAGAAACTGCCGTCATGCCTGAAGATTTTAAGCCTGCGAGACTAGTACATTACAATTTGTTCGAAAAGCCTTGGCAATACAACGATGTTCCCTTTGCAGACGAATTTTGGCAGGCTGCTAAAAGAACCCCTTACTATGAGCAACTAGCAACTGAACTTGCATCCACTACCGATGAAATCAGAGCGGCCAATGACTCAAAGGCTGGTACGATTATGCGACTAGCAAAGGACCTCGTAAAGGATCCGATCACGCTTAAAAGTGTGTTGGGTGAAAACGAAAGCAAATAG
- a CDS encoding lysophospholipid acyltransferase family protein, whose protein sequence is MTHKQRRTIFYHNYTDDIVTLAHQDYQLPSKYRYHHSRLFNIMGRLLQNIVRMVISPICLWILHIHIKNRKILMPYRNKAVYIYGNHTAPLGDAFMPFRISHRLNVIVAPENLKLPVIGPLLPMGGAIPVPNTIHQYREFLSSVDDSIHQNKSLFIYPEAHVWPYATIIRPFDGTAFRYPIKNPAPIFCMTTTYQKSRWHKKPKATVYLDGPFQPEPNLNSKQQQEQLRNIIFNQMNQRSKLNTYEYVKYVKH, encoded by the coding sequence TTGACACATAAACAGCGACGCACCATTTTTTATCATAATTATACTGATGACATAGTAACCTTAGCCCATCAAGATTATCAACTACCATCGAAATATCGCTATCATCATTCAAGATTATTTAATATCATGGGGCGTTTACTACAAAATATAGTTCGAATGGTTATCTCGCCAATATGTTTATGGATACTACACATTCACATCAAAAATCGTAAGATTTTAATGCCATATCGTAATAAAGCAGTTTATATCTATGGTAACCATACAGCCCCATTGGGTGATGCATTCATGCCATTTAGAATTTCCCACAGATTAAACGTCATTGTGGCTCCGGAAAATTTAAAGTTGCCTGTTATAGGTCCACTATTACCGATGGGCGGAGCCATCCCTGTTCCAAACACGATCCACCAATACAGAGAATTTTTAAGTTCCGTCGATGATTCGATCCACCAGAATAAATCCTTATTTATATATCCCGAAGCACATGTTTGGCCTTACGCAACTATCATTCGCCCATTTGATGGCACGGCATTTCGCTATCCCATCAAAAATCCTGCACCCATTTTTTGCATGACCACCACGTATCAAAAATCTCGCTGGCACAAAAAGCCCAAAGCAACTGTGTATCTTGACGGCCCGTTTCAGCCGGAACCCAATCTCAATTCCAAACAACAGCAGGAACAGTTGAGAAATATAATTTTCAATCAAATGAATCAACGTAGTAAACTTAATACTTATGAGTACGTAAAGTATGTAAAACATTAA